A window from Bordetella petrii encodes these proteins:
- a CDS encoding electron transfer flavoprotein subunit beta/FixA family protein — protein sequence MKVLVPVKRVVDYNVKVRVKSDQTGVDIANVKMSMNPFDEIAVEEATRLKEKGGATEVVAVSCGVAQCQETLRTAMAIGADRGILVQTDAELQPLAVAKLLKGLVDKEQPQLVILGKQAIDDDANQTGQMLAALLDWPQATFASKVEVADGEVTVTREVDGGLETLKLKLPAIITTDLRLNEPRYVTLPNIMKAKKKPLDTVTPQDLGVDAAPRLKTLKVTEPPARKAGIKVADVATLVDKLKNEAKVL from the coding sequence ATGAAGGTTCTGGTACCAGTCAAGCGCGTGGTTGACTACAACGTCAAGGTGCGCGTGAAGTCGGATCAAACGGGCGTGGATATCGCGAACGTGAAGATGTCGATGAACCCGTTCGACGAGATCGCGGTCGAGGAAGCCACGCGCCTGAAGGAAAAGGGCGGCGCCACCGAAGTGGTGGCGGTGTCTTGCGGCGTGGCGCAGTGCCAGGAAACCCTGCGCACGGCCATGGCCATAGGCGCCGACCGCGGCATCCTGGTGCAGACCGATGCCGAGCTGCAGCCGCTGGCGGTGGCCAAGCTGCTCAAGGGGCTGGTCGACAAGGAACAGCCGCAGCTGGTCATCCTGGGCAAGCAGGCCATCGATGACGACGCCAATCAAACCGGCCAGATGCTGGCCGCGCTGCTGGACTGGCCGCAGGCCACGTTCGCCAGCAAGGTCGAAGTGGCCGACGGCGAAGTCACCGTCACGCGCGAAGTCGACGGCGGGCTGGAAACGCTGAAGCTGAAGCTGCCGGCCATCATCACCACCGACCTGCGCCTGAACGAGCCGCGCTACGTCACGCTGCCCAACATCATGAAGGCCAAGAAAAAGCCCCTGGACACGGTCACGCCGCAAGACCTGGGGGTCGATGCGGCGCCGCGCCTGAAGACGCTGAAGGTGACCGAGCCGCCGGCGCGCAAGGCCGGCATCAAGGTGGCCGACGTGGCCACGCTGGTCGACAAGCTCAAGAACGAAGCGAAGGTGCTCTAA
- the mltB gene encoding lytic murein transglycosylase B: MFICRRFLQIGTISLVLAGCASAPPSGSPSARPSPESSGGSTPIRIGPARPPGEPPAASTPTGALRPEARSYAEQLAAERGLPLDPIVAALQDSRYNATVARLIAPSPPGRKVWRSWITYRARFVEPKRINWGVQFWQENQTLLNQAAQRYGVPASIIASIIGVETLYGRNMGSFRVLDALATLAFDYPDPARPERAEMFRGQLGDFITLALRDKLALDTRGSYAGAIGMPQFMPGSIKRYAVDGDHDGHIDLANSVADSVMSVGNFLVEHGWQRGLPVFAPVILPSDPSALASGGLQPTQTWASLQAAGARLAPGARGDGWLDRPLGVVDLEEEARGTVQYRTATPNFFALTQYNRSYFYATAVADLAAALQARMGR; encoded by the coding sequence ATGTTCATCTGTCGGCGATTCCTGCAAATCGGCACGATTTCCCTGGTACTGGCCGGTTGTGCAAGCGCTCCACCATCCGGGTCGCCATCGGCCCGACCTTCCCCCGAATCCTCTGGCGGCAGCACGCCGATCCGCATCGGCCCGGCCCGGCCGCCCGGCGAACCGCCCGCGGCATCGACTCCCACGGGGGCGCTGCGGCCCGAAGCCCGCAGCTACGCTGAACAGCTGGCCGCCGAACGGGGCCTGCCGCTGGATCCCATCGTGGCCGCGCTGCAGGATTCCCGCTACAACGCCACGGTGGCGCGGCTGATCGCCCCCTCGCCGCCCGGCCGCAAGGTGTGGCGCAGCTGGATCACCTACCGGGCCCGTTTCGTCGAGCCCAAGCGCATCAACTGGGGCGTGCAGTTCTGGCAAGAAAATCAGACATTGCTGAACCAGGCCGCGCAGCGCTACGGGGTGCCGGCCTCGATCATCGCATCCATCATCGGCGTCGAAACCCTGTATGGCCGCAACATGGGCAGCTTCCGCGTGCTGGATGCCCTGGCCACGCTGGCGTTCGACTACCCCGACCCGGCCAGGCCCGAGCGCGCCGAGATGTTCCGCGGGCAGCTGGGCGACTTCATCACACTGGCCCTGCGAGACAAGCTGGCGCTCGACACCAGGGGATCTTACGCCGGCGCCATCGGCATGCCGCAGTTCATGCCCGGCAGCATCAAGCGCTACGCGGTCGACGGCGACCACGACGGGCATATCGATCTGGCCAACAGCGTGGCCGACTCGGTGATGTCAGTAGGTAATTTTCTGGTTGAACACGGCTGGCAGCGCGGCTTGCCGGTATTTGCGCCGGTCATCCTGCCGTCCGACCCGTCGGCGCTGGCTTCGGGCGGCCTGCAGCCCACGCAGACCTGGGCCAGCCTGCAGGCCGCGGGCGCGCGGCTGGCGCCCGGCGCGCGCGGCGACGGCTGGCTGGACCGCCCGCTGGGCGTGGTGGACCTGGAAGAAGAAGCGCGCGGCACGGTGCAATACCGCACGGCCACGCCCAACTTTTTTGCTTTGACGCAATACAACCGCAGTTATTTCTACGCCACCGCGGTGGCCGACCTGGCAGCCGCGCTACAGGCCCGCATGGGCCGCTGA
- a CDS encoding ComEA family DNA-binding protein, translating to MNPFLHDTVAAPLPALPRSTFRPAPQWPLVGPRQPGRAGAAPARRPLVRTVGCMAVAGGLSLAAMPAQSLDVNAASAEQLEALHGVGPRTAQIIVQERERAGPFESLEDLSDRVRGIGRKRLGSLRSAGLTAGTGVPVLTPGSVATPQFAPSLPGLSAP from the coding sequence ATGAATCCTTTCCTGCACGATACGGTGGCCGCGCCCTTGCCGGCGCTGCCGCGTTCCACTTTTCGCCCGGCGCCGCAGTGGCCGCTGGTGGGCCCGCGCCAGCCTGGCCGGGCCGGCGCCGCGCCGGCGCGCCGGCCCCTGGTTCGCACGGTGGGCTGCATGGCCGTCGCCGGCGGGCTGAGCCTGGCGGCCATGCCGGCCCAGTCGCTGGATGTCAACGCGGCCTCTGCCGAACAGCTCGAGGCGCTGCACGGGGTAGGGCCCCGCACGGCGCAGATCATCGTGCAGGAGCGCGAGCGCGCCGGCCCGTTCGAATCGCTGGAAGACCTGTCTGACCGTGTGCGGGGCATCGGCCGCAAGCGCCTGGGCAGCCTGCGGTCGGCCGGCCTGACGGCCGGCACCGGCGTGCCGGTGCTGACGCCCGGCAGTGTCGCCACGCCGCAATTCGCGCCGTCGCTGCCCGGGCTTTCAGCCCCCTGA
- the rpsA gene encoding 30S ribosomal protein S1, with product MSSVSTPATGGESFADLFAESLKSQDMKSGEVISAEVVRVDHNFVVVNAGLKSEALIPLEEFLNDQGELEVQPGDFVSVAIDSLENGYGDTILSRDRAKRLSAWLQLEKALENGELVTGTITGKVKGGLTVMTNGIRAFLPGSLVDLRPVKDTTPYEGKTLEFKVIKLDRKRNNVVLSRRQVLEASMGEERQKLLETLHEGAVVKGVVKNITDYGAFVDLGGIDGLLHITDMAWRRVRHPSEVLQVGQEVEAKVLKFDQEKSRVSLGVKQLGEDPWVGLARRYPQGTRLFGKVTNLTDYGAFVEVEAGIEGLVHVSEMDWTNKNVDPRKVVTLGEEVEVMVLEIDEDRRRISLGMKQCRQNPWEEFATNFKRGDKVRGAIKSITDFGVFVGLPGGIDGLVHLSDLSWAESGEEAVRNFKKGDEIEAVVLGIDTDKERISLGIKQLEGDPFNNFVATYDKGAVVPGVIKSVEPKGAVITLSVDVEGYLRASEISSGRVEDATTVLKAGENIEAMIVNIDRKTRSIQLSIKARDNAETADTIQRMSEASASSGTTNLGALLKAKLDQQRNDG from the coding sequence ATGTCTTCCGTTTCCACCCCCGCCACCGGCGGCGAAAGCTTCGCCGACCTCTTCGCAGAAAGCCTCAAGAGCCAGGACATGAAGTCCGGCGAAGTCATCAGCGCCGAAGTCGTGCGCGTCGACCACAACTTCGTCGTCGTCAACGCCGGCCTGAAGTCCGAAGCGCTGATCCCCCTGGAAGAGTTCCTGAACGACCAGGGCGAGCTCGAAGTGCAACCCGGCGATTTCGTCTCGGTGGCTATCGATTCCCTGGAAAACGGCTACGGCGACACCATCCTGTCGCGTGACCGCGCCAAGCGCCTGTCGGCCTGGCTGCAACTGGAAAAAGCCCTCGAAAACGGCGAACTGGTCACTGGCACCATCACCGGCAAGGTCAAGGGCGGCCTGACCGTCATGACCAACGGCATCCGCGCGTTCCTGCCGGGCTCGCTGGTCGACCTGCGTCCCGTCAAGGACACCACCCCGTACGAAGGCAAGACCCTCGAATTCAAGGTCATCAAGCTCGACCGCAAGCGCAACAACGTCGTGCTGTCGCGCCGCCAGGTGCTGGAAGCCAGCATGGGCGAAGAGCGCCAGAAGCTGCTCGAAACCCTGCACGAAGGTGCCGTGGTCAAGGGCGTGGTCAAGAACATCACCGACTACGGCGCGTTCGTCGACCTGGGCGGTATCGACGGCCTGCTGCACATCACCGACATGGCCTGGCGCCGTGTGCGTCATCCTTCCGAAGTCCTGCAAGTGGGCCAGGAAGTCGAAGCCAAGGTTCTCAAGTTCGACCAGGAAAAGAGCCGCGTCTCGCTGGGCGTCAAGCAACTGGGCGAAGATCCGTGGGTGGGCCTGGCCCGCCGCTATCCGCAAGGCACCCGCCTGTTCGGCAAGGTTACCAACCTGACCGACTACGGCGCGTTCGTCGAAGTGGAAGCCGGCATCGAAGGCCTGGTGCACGTCTCCGAAATGGACTGGACCAACAAGAACGTCGATCCGCGCAAGGTCGTTACCCTGGGCGAAGAAGTCGAAGTCATGGTCCTGGAAATCGACGAAGACCGTCGCCGCATCTCGCTGGGCATGAAGCAGTGCCGCCAGAACCCGTGGGAAGAGTTCGCCACCAACTTCAAGCGCGGCGACAAGGTCCGCGGCGCCATCAAGTCGATCACCGACTTCGGCGTGTTCGTCGGCCTGCCCGGCGGCATCGATGGCCTGGTGCACCTGTCCGACCTGTCCTGGGCCGAATCGGGTGAAGAAGCCGTGCGCAACTTCAAGAAGGGCGACGAAATCGAAGCCGTGGTGCTGGGCATCGATACCGACAAGGAACGCATCTCGCTGGGCATCAAGCAGCTGGAAGGCGATCCCTTCAACAACTTCGTCGCCACCTACGACAAGGGCGCCGTGGTGCCGGGCGTGATCAAGTCGGTCGAGCCCAAGGGCGCGGTCATCACGCTGTCGGTCGACGTCGAAGGCTACCTGCGCGCTTCCGAAATCTCTTCGGGCCGCGTCGAAGACGCCACCACCGTGCTGAAGGCCGGCGAAAACATCGAAGCCATGATCGTCAACATCGACCGCAAGACGCGTTCGATCCAGCTGTCGATCAAGGCCCGCGACAACGCCGAAACCGCCGACACCATCCAGCGCATGTCCGAAGCCAGCGCCTCCTCGGGTACCACCAACCTGGGCGCGCTGCTCAAGGCCAAGCTGGATCAACAGCGCAACGACGGCTGA
- a CDS encoding histone deacetylase family protein → METMYLTHPSCRLHEMGSWHPESPQRLDAISDQLLASGLAPFLAEHEAPAASREAILRVHTAGHLDSLLAHSPAEGYFTIDPDTLMNPHTCEAALHAAGAGIAAVDAVMGGQAANAFCAVRPPGHHARRDQAMGFCFLNNIAIAAQHAMHAHGVRRLAIVDFDVHHGNGTEEAFAGDERVLMCSFFQHPFFPNSGAEHPAANMANVPVPAYTDGAAVRELVRDVWLPRLEAHAPELILISAGFDAHREDDMGQMGLVEADYAWITDCVAGVAERHAQGRIVSMLEGGYNLSALGRSVVAHVRALAKL, encoded by the coding sequence ATGGAGACCATGTATCTTACCCACCCGTCGTGCAGGCTGCATGAAATGGGCAGCTGGCATCCCGAAAGCCCGCAGAGGCTGGATGCCATTTCCGACCAGCTGCTGGCCAGCGGCCTGGCGCCGTTCCTGGCCGAGCACGAAGCGCCCGCCGCTTCGCGCGAGGCCATCCTGCGCGTGCATACGGCCGGCCACCTCGACAGCCTGCTTGCCCATTCGCCCGCCGAAGGCTACTTCACCATCGACCCCGATACGCTGATGAACCCGCACACCTGCGAGGCCGCGCTGCATGCGGCCGGCGCGGGCATCGCCGCGGTCGATGCGGTCATGGGCGGGCAGGCCGCCAATGCCTTCTGCGCGGTGCGCCCGCCCGGCCACCATGCGCGCCGCGACCAGGCCATGGGGTTCTGCTTCCTGAACAATATCGCTATTGCGGCGCAGCATGCGATGCATGCGCACGGCGTGCGGCGCCTGGCCATCGTCGATTTCGACGTGCACCATGGCAACGGCACCGAAGAGGCCTTCGCGGGCGACGAGCGGGTGCTGATGTGCAGTTTCTTCCAGCATCCGTTCTTTCCCAACAGCGGCGCCGAGCATCCGGCCGCCAACATGGCCAATGTGCCGGTGCCGGCCTATACCGACGGCGCCGCGGTGCGCGAGCTGGTGCGGGATGTCTGGCTGCCGCGCCTCGAGGCCCATGCCCCCGAACTGATCCTGATTTCCGCCGGGTTCGATGCCCACCGCGAAGACGACATGGGCCAGATGGGGCTGGTCGAGGCCGATTACGCCTGGATCACCGACTGCGTGGCCGGGGTCGCCGAGCGCCATGCGCAGGGGCGCATCGTCAGCATGCTGGAAGGCGGTTACAACTTATCAGCCCTTGGACGCAGCGTCGTCGCCCACGTGCGGGCGCTGGCAAAGTTGTAG
- a CDS encoding integration host factor subunit beta, which produces MTKSELIAALAARYPQLAARDTDYAVKTMLDAMTQALASGQRIEIRGFGSFSLSQRSPRVGRNPKSGEQVLVPGKQVPHFKAGKELRERVDLAGGLADAQADDDAPDQPQPTLLGLHAM; this is translated from the coding sequence GTGACCAAGTCGGAGCTGATCGCCGCACTGGCGGCCCGCTATCCCCAGCTGGCCGCCCGCGACACCGATTACGCCGTCAAGACCATGCTCGATGCAATGACCCAGGCCCTGGCCTCGGGCCAGCGCATCGAGATCCGCGGTTTTGGCAGCTTTTCGCTGTCGCAGCGTTCACCCCGCGTCGGGCGCAATCCCAAGTCGGGCGAGCAGGTGCTGGTGCCTGGCAAGCAGGTGCCGCATTTCAAGGCCGGCAAAGAGCTGCGCGAGCGGGTCGACCTGGCCGGCGGCCTGGCCGATGCGCAGGCCGACGACGATGCGCCGGACCAGCCCCAGCCCACGCTGCTTGGCCTGCACGCCATGTAG
- the cmk gene encoding (d)CMP kinase, whose translation MTTDSASSAGATVPVIAIDGPTASGKGTVAHRVAKALGWAVLDSGALYRLTALAALNRSLAAEDEAGVADVARGLDTRFEGRHIYLEGAEVGEAIRQERVGNFASRVAAYPAVRQALLERQRAFRVPPGLVADGRDMGTVVFPDAALKVFLVADVEARAERRCKQLIEKGISAKLSDLLHDMRERDARDTQRSAAPLVPAADAHVLDSSTLTIEQTVQAVLDFWKVSVPGGGS comes from the coding sequence ATGACGACTGATTCCGCATCTTCCGCCGGCGCTACTGTTCCGGTTATCGCCATCGACGGCCCCACCGCCTCGGGCAAAGGCACCGTCGCCCACCGGGTGGCGAAGGCGCTGGGCTGGGCGGTGCTCGACAGCGGGGCGCTGTACCGGCTGACCGCGCTGGCGGCCCTGAACCGCAGCCTGGCGGCCGAGGACGAGGCCGGCGTGGCCGACGTGGCGCGCGGCCTGGACACCCGTTTCGAGGGCCGGCACATCTACCTGGAAGGCGCCGAAGTCGGGGAGGCCATCCGCCAGGAGCGCGTCGGCAATTTCGCCTCGCGCGTCGCCGCCTACCCGGCCGTGCGGCAGGCGCTGCTCGAGCGCCAGCGGGCGTTTCGCGTGCCGCCCGGGCTGGTGGCCGACGGCCGCGACATGGGCACGGTAGTGTTTCCGGACGCCGCCCTGAAGGTATTCCTGGTGGCCGATGTCGAAGCGCGTGCCGAAAGGCGCTGTAAGCAGTTGATCGAAAAGGGAATTTCCGCTAAACTATCCGACCTTTTGCACGATATGCGCGAACGCGATGCGCGCGACACGCAGCGCAGCGCGGCGCCGCTGGTGCCAGCGGCCGATGCGCACGTGCTCGATTCGTCCACCCTGACCATCGAGCAAACGGTGCAGGCAGTACTCGATTTCTGGAAAGTTTCCGTCCCTGGCGGCGGTTCGTAG
- the cysM gene encoding cysteine synthase CysM encodes MATSTYPTIEQTVGNTPLVRLQRIPGAAGQARGNVILAKLEGNNPAGSVKDRPALSMILRAEERGEIKPGDTLIEATSGNTGIALAMTAAMRGYRMVLIMPDNLSVERRAAMAAYGAELILTPASKGGMEYARDLATSMQAEGKGKVLDQFGNPDNPRAHIEGTGPEIWTQTEGRVSHFVSAMGTTGTIMGVSTYLKSRNASVQVIGAQPAEGSQIPGIRKWPEAYMPSIFDRSLVDGYESIAQVEAETMARRLAAEEGIFGGISSAGALVAALRVAERVENATIVFIVCDRGDRYLSTGVFNETR; translated from the coding sequence ATGGCTACCTCTACTTATCCCACCATCGAACAAACCGTCGGCAATACGCCGCTGGTCCGTCTGCAGCGCATTCCCGGCGCGGCGGGCCAGGCGCGGGGCAACGTCATCCTGGCCAAACTGGAAGGCAACAACCCCGCCGGCTCGGTCAAAGACCGGCCGGCGCTGTCGATGATCCTGCGCGCCGAAGAGCGCGGCGAGATCAAGCCCGGCGACACCCTTATCGAAGCCACCAGCGGCAATACCGGCATCGCGCTGGCCATGACGGCCGCCATGCGCGGCTATCGCATGGTGCTGATCATGCCCGACAACCTGTCGGTGGAACGCCGCGCCGCCATGGCCGCCTATGGCGCCGAGCTCATCCTGACGCCGGCCAGCAAGGGCGGCATGGAATACGCGCGCGACCTGGCCACGTCGATGCAGGCCGAAGGCAAGGGCAAGGTGCTGGACCAGTTCGGCAACCCCGATAACCCGCGCGCCCATATCGAAGGCACCGGCCCCGAGATCTGGACGCAGACCGAGGGCCGTGTCAGCCATTTCGTCAGCGCCATGGGCACCACGGGCACCATCATGGGCGTGTCCACGTACCTGAAGTCGCGCAACGCCAGTGTGCAGGTGATCGGGGCGCAGCCGGCCGAAGGCTCGCAGATTCCGGGCATCCGCAAATGGCCCGAGGCATACATGCCCAGCATTTTCGACCGCAGCCTGGTCGACGGCTATGAATCCATCGCCCAGGTCGAAGCCGAAACCATGGCGCGCCGGCTGGCCGCCGAAGAAGGCATTTTCGGCGGCATTTCGTCGGCGGGGGCGCTGGTGGCGGCATTGCGGGTTGCCGAGCGCGTCGAGAACGCCACCATCGTATTCATCGTCTGCGACCGCGGCGATCGCTACCTGTCGACCGGCGTGTTCAACGAAACCCGCTAG
- the lapB gene encoding lipopolysaccharide assembly protein LapB encodes MDFEPWWLIFVPVLFALGWLAARFDFRQMLRETRTLPDSYFRGLNFLLNEQPDRAIDAFVEVAKLDPETTELHFALGSLFRRRGEMERAIRVHQSLLSRSDLPEAEREHAQHELAHDFLKAGMLDRAESAFEQLKDTRYALPALRSLIRIYESEHDWPRAIEAVKTLHGLVDEPVPQIVHYYCEQAQSALAAKPFNADAAHAALDAADHAARQAGQGEPAGKSAKVRTAMLRARLAQLEQDPKRERLYLESILADAPEFAGLVAEQLLASYRAADQAAEGLELLQKQYAQHPSLDLFNVVFRELRVQQGAAPAWAFARGALRHHPSLLGLDRLLEAELGSSNGAPQEQGPVRGADLSLLRSLIHKHTQRLDRYACRNCGFQARRYYWQCPGCNAWETYAPRRLEELE; translated from the coding sequence GTGGATTTTGAACCTTGGTGGCTTATTTTCGTGCCCGTGCTGTTCGCATTGGGCTGGCTGGCGGCACGCTTCGACTTCCGGCAGATGCTGCGCGAAACGCGCACCTTGCCCGATTCGTACTTCCGCGGCCTGAACTTCCTGCTTAACGAGCAGCCCGACCGCGCCATCGACGCCTTCGTCGAGGTTGCCAAGCTCGATCCCGAAACCACCGAGCTGCACTTCGCGCTGGGCAGCCTGTTCCGCCGCCGTGGCGAAATGGAGCGCGCCATCCGCGTGCACCAGAGCCTGCTCAGCCGCTCCGACCTGCCCGAGGCCGAGCGCGAACATGCCCAGCACGAACTGGCGCACGACTTCCTCAAGGCCGGCATGCTCGACCGCGCCGAAAGCGCCTTCGAGCAATTGAAAGACACCCGCTACGCGCTGCCGGCGCTGCGCTCGCTGATCCGCATCTACGAATCCGAGCACGACTGGCCGCGTGCCATCGAGGCCGTCAAGACGCTGCACGGCCTGGTCGACGAGCCCGTACCGCAGATCGTGCACTATTACTGCGAACAGGCCCAGTCGGCCCTGGCCGCCAAGCCGTTCAACGCCGACGCGGCGCATGCCGCGCTCGATGCCGCCGACCATGCCGCCCGGCAGGCCGGGCAGGGCGAGCCGGCCGGCAAGTCCGCCAAGGTGCGCACCGCCATGCTGCGCGCGCGCCTGGCACAGCTCGAGCAAGACCCGAAGCGCGAGCGCCTGTACCTGGAATCCATCCTGGCCGACGCGCCCGAGTTCGCCGGGCTGGTGGCCGAACAGCTGCTGGCCAGCTACCGCGCGGCCGACCAGGCCGCCGAGGGTCTGGAGCTGCTGCAGAAGCAGTACGCGCAGCATCCGTCTCTGGACCTGTTCAACGTGGTGTTCCGCGAGCTGCGGGTGCAGCAGGGCGCCGCGCCCGCCTGGGCGTTTGCCCGCGGCGCGCTGCGGCACCATCCCTCGCTGCTGGGGCTCGACCGCCTGCTCGAGGCCGAGCTGGGCAGCAGCAACGGCGCACCGCAGGAACAGGGTCCGGTGCGCGGCGCCGACCTCAGCCTGCTGCGCAGCCTGATCCACAAGCATACGCAGCGTCTCGACCGCTACGCCTGCCGCAATTGCGGCTTCCAGGCGCGGCGGTATTATTGGCAATGCCCGGGCTGCAATGCCTGGGAAACCTACGCGCCGCGCCGTCTGGAAGAACTCGAATGA
- the rfaE1 gene encoding D-glycero-beta-D-manno-heptose-7-phosphate kinase — protein sequence MKPFPAEAITRSRVLVVGDVMLDRYWFGEVDRISPEAPVPVVRVARREDRLGGAANVARNVVALGGQATLVGIVGADEAGDSIARMAGQAGVQADLAADAEHPTTLKMRVLGRQQQLLRVDFEQHPATAALDELDARVARHLANHDVVVLSDYAKGALDRVESLISQARAAGVPVLVDPKGDDYARYRGATLVTPNRSEMQQAVGRWNSESQLTERAQRLRADLDLEALLITRSEQGMTLFTAAGREHVDAQAHEVFDVSGAGDTVLATLAAMRAIGQPWADAMGWANRAGGIVVGKLGTSVVTAAELGEST from the coding sequence ATGAAGCCATTTCCCGCCGAGGCCATTACGCGCAGCCGCGTGCTTGTCGTGGGCGACGTCATGCTGGACCGCTACTGGTTCGGCGAGGTCGACCGCATTTCGCCCGAGGCGCCGGTTCCCGTGGTGCGCGTGGCGCGCCGCGAAGACCGCCTGGGCGGCGCGGCCAACGTGGCGCGCAACGTCGTCGCGCTGGGCGGGCAGGCCACGCTGGTGGGCATCGTGGGCGCCGACGAGGCCGGCGACAGCATTGCCCGGATGGCCGGGCAGGCCGGCGTGCAGGCCGACCTGGCCGCCGACGCCGAGCACCCCACCACCCTGAAAATGCGCGTGCTGGGCCGCCAGCAGCAGCTGTTGCGCGTCGATTTCGAGCAGCATCCGGCCACCGCCGCGCTCGACGAACTCGACGCCCGCGTGGCGCGCCACCTGGCCAACCACGATGTGGTGGTGCTGTCCGATTACGCCAAGGGCGCGCTCGACCGGGTCGAGTCCCTGATCTCGCAGGCGCGCGCCGCCGGCGTGCCCGTGCTGGTCGACCCCAAGGGCGACGACTACGCCCGTTATCGCGGCGCCACCCTGGTCACGCCCAACCGTTCCGAAATGCAGCAGGCCGTGGGCCGCTGGAATTCCGAATCGCAACTCACCGAGCGCGCCCAGCGGCTGCGCGCCGATCTCGACCTCGAAGCCCTGCTGATCACCCGGTCCGAGCAGGGCATGACGCTTTTCACCGCGGCGGGCCGCGAGCACGTCGACGCCCAGGCGCACGAAGTGTTCGACGTGTCCGGCGCCGGCGACACGGTGCTGGCCACGCTGGCCGCCATGCGGGCCATCGGCCAGCCCTGGGCCGATGCCATGGGCTGGGCCAACCGCGCCGGCGGCATCGTCGTCGGCAAGCTGGGCACCTCGGTCGTTACCGCGGCAGAACTTGGAGAATCCACATGA
- a CDS encoding lipopolysaccharide assembly protein LapA domain-containing protein, translating into MRYLVWALRLLVFIAVLMFALKNTDPVVVKFYADYVVQDVPLIVVMLAAFVLGTLFGLLLTVPAAMRRRREAVRLRREVERLQAAANGAQPVVAPEAIAPMSPL; encoded by the coding sequence ATGCGCTACTTAGTCTGGGCCCTGCGATTGCTCGTTTTCATTGCGGTGCTGATGTTCGCCCTGAAGAACACCGACCCCGTAGTGGTGAAGTTCTATGCCGACTATGTCGTGCAGGACGTACCTCTCATCGTGGTCATGCTGGCCGCCTTCGTGCTGGGAACCCTGTTCGGCCTGCTGCTGACCGTGCCGGCCGCCATGCGCCGCCGCCGCGAGGCCGTGCGCCTGCGCCGCGAAGTCGAGCGCCTGCAGGCCGCCGCCAACGGCGCGCAGCCGGTGGTCGCGCCCGAGGCCATAGCCCCCATGTCGCCGCTGTAA
- the rfaD gene encoding ADP-glyceromanno-heptose 6-epimerase, with protein sequence MIVITGAAGFIGSNLVRGLNRRGIRDIIAVDDLTEGDKFLNLVDCQIADYLDKDEFRRRVLADSLPPVRAVLHQGACSDTTERNGRYMLDNNYRVTLELFEYCQAHRIPFLYASSAAVYGGSSVYVEDPANERPLNVYGYSKLLFDQVLRTRMDGLTAQVVGLRYFNVYGPHEQHKGRMASVAFHNMNQFLAEGHVRLFAGWDGYADGGQSRDFISVEDVVAVNLHFLDNPAASGIFNCGTGRAQPFNDVAAAVVNTLREERGEAALPLDKLVEQGLVRYIPFPDDLKGRYQSYTQADVAQLRAAGFTAPMRDVQTGVAEYVRYWRARGA encoded by the coding sequence ATGATCGTCATCACAGGCGCCGCCGGTTTCATCGGCAGCAACCTGGTGCGCGGCCTGAACCGCCGCGGCATCCGGGACATCATCGCGGTCGACGACCTGACCGAGGGCGACAAGTTCCTCAACCTGGTCGACTGCCAGATCGCCGACTATCTCGACAAAGACGAATTCCGCCGCCGCGTGCTGGCCGACTCGCTGCCGCCGGTGCGCGCCGTGCTGCACCAGGGCGCGTGCTCGGACACCACCGAGCGCAACGGCCGCTACATGCTCGACAACAATTACCGGGTCACGCTGGAACTGTTCGAGTACTGCCAGGCGCACCGCATTCCGTTCCTGTATGCCTCGTCGGCGGCCGTGTACGGCGGCTCGTCGGTGTACGTCGAAGACCCGGCCAACGAACGGCCGCTGAATGTGTACGGCTATTCCAAGCTGCTGTTCGACCAGGTGCTGCGCACCCGCATGGACGGGCTCACCGCCCAGGTGGTGGGGCTGCGCTACTTCAACGTATACGGCCCGCACGAGCAGCACAAGGGCCGCATGGCCTCGGTGGCGTTCCACAACATGAACCAGTTCCTGGCCGAAGGCCATGTGCGGCTGTTCGCGGGCTGGGACGGCTACGCCGACGGCGGGCAGAGCCGCGACTTCATCTCGGTTGAAGACGTGGTGGCGGTAAACCTGCATTTTCTCGACAACCCCGCCGCTTCGGGCATCTTCAATTGCGGCACGGGCCGCGCCCAGCCGTTCAACGACGTGGCGGCGGCCGTGGTCAACACGCTGCGCGAAGAGCGCGGCGAAGCCGCCCTGCCGCTGGACAAGCTGGTCGAGCAGGGGCTGGTGCGCTATATCCCGTTCCCCGACGACCTGAAAGGCCGCTATCAAAGCTATACCCAGGCCGACGTGGCGCAGTTGCGCGCCGCGGGCTTCACGGCGCCCATGCGCGACGTGCAGACCGGCGTGGCCGAATACGTGCGCTACTGGCGCGCGCGCGGGGCCTGA